The window ATCCTAATGTGAAGGCAAATATTGAGCTCGAAAGAGGGGACAAAACGACGGCAAAAAGTCAGTGTATTATCCTGCAGAGCCGAAGCAGTTCCGTGTAACGAAATTCAGTTATTCAACTAGCTCACAATCCAAGTCGATGGTGGTAACGACACGAAATCCTGTGGACGTCAAAATAATGCGGCGAGATATCTGGCATCATTGAACTACCCCTTCACGACAGTATTGTTTCTCATTTCCGCTATCCAGAGCATTTATGCAGATCAATGCAGTTCGTAGGAGTTCTGGCTACTCTTGCGCAGTCAAACCGTCTAAAAGTCTGACCATTCTCACTCCCAGTCGTCGGTGGCTATTGCTTCTAGGTGTCGCTGGGGCTGGCGCTGACGCTGTGTGAAAAAGCGCAGGCACAAAAAATGCGACAGAACATCTAGACcttacttgaagaaaaaagatGTGCCTTTTACAGCCAAAAACCGAAGGAATTGGCTGGCTCGACGTCCTAAACGGCTTATTCATTTGGTCTTGCATGTGAAGCTAAAACCTTACGGGCTAATTAGTGAGCGGATATGCTTGAAACGGGCAATCTGACGGCCCAATCTGGGGATTTAGAGCGACGGCGAATGCATACCGTCCTTAACCTTTTTTTCTAATGGGGAAATCAAGCTCCCGTGGGAAAGAGCCCTGTTGTTCATCTTGACGGGGAATTATTCTTGTTGGTCGAGGGTCGTATAATGGTATCACAGTTCTTTCCATTGTGTAAGGGGACTTAACTACGATCCATCTTATCAGCTGGAAACTGAAAGTATAGGGACCGCTGTAGTTTACTGTAAATCAGGATGAGTGCTAAGATTtatgagaagaaatctttcaCTAAGGAAGAATGGGCTGAACAGGTTGCAGCTTCCACGGCAGCTACGCTGGGCGATATGTCTGGTAGTGTCAATGATATGACTTCAGGGAAACGTAAGGAGAATGGGAGTACTTCAGCTGAACCTACGATTCCGAAACTGTTATTGAACTATTTTGTTTGTATGGCGTATGAGGAATCCAGTGTTCGTATGGCCAGGGAACTTGGGTATGTGAAATCAAACAAGGACGTTCAGGAGTTCAATGACCTTTATAAGATCAGGGAACGTGCGCACATTAgtgagcttttgaaaagaggCCAGGTCTCTGAAGCGATGGAAGAGAtaaattcaatttttggtATTGAAGTATTGGAATGCGGCGCAGCGGGATCTTGGAATGACCCAGGTAGTACCGCAGACGGTTCAAGTAATGGGAATACTGCCAAATCTAACGGTAAGGAGGATCTGCATTTTAAattgctgctgttgaacTTGATCGAAATGATCCGCGCACATGATCAGCAGCGTTCGCAAAGGTCCGATGGTGATGATTCTGACGACGACTTTGTCTTGAAGTTGATCGAGTATTCTCAGGAGAAACTGGCGTTGAAAGCTGCTTCCAACAAGAGTTATATGGCGGAATTGGAGTTGGTAATGACACTCTTGTTATTCCCAAAGAATGGCTCGTCAAAGGTAAAATTAccaaaaagtttgaagaacttgtaTTCTCTTTCGTTGAGATCCAACATCGCAGACCTGGTTAATCGTAAATTGCTGAGATGTCTACATCCTCAAGTGGCGAACCACGCGAGCCATAATGCTAAATTTCCGGATCTGATCGGCTTCAGCAACGGTATTATTGGTAAACAGTTCTCACATTACAACGAAATGCTCGTGGTTAGGCCCAAGGAAGATATTGCACAGAGTTTGATAACTGAAAAAATGGGGGATCTGCGAGAGTCAGCCGATAGTTACCTAAGGTCATCTGTCACTTCGGTCAGTGAAGACTGGAGTCGGACCActgatttgatcaaagaacaacaaaaaaatGACTCTAAAAATACAACCCAATCCGCTGATCAGTTCCCGAACGACGACTTTAACTTATCAGAGTATCAGTATGAGGCCAAACTCGTTCAAATCATGAAATTGTGGGCGTGGTGTGAAAATCAATTACATAACAATGATATAGGAGCTCCCCGAGTTGAGAGTAGCATATAGCACACTTAGATTACAAAATTGCATTCAATGGTGTCACCTgtttcaatcttcaagaaacacaGTTGAACTTCGTCAATTTCACAAGGCAGTGgctctttcaaagtattgTAAATGTTGACACCTCGAGAAACGGTGAAGTTTTTTGGATCTTTCACTAACTCGTCGAAAAGCTCAGTATCCTTGAAAAAATGATAAAGCTTAGTCCGCAGTACCCGTAGCCTACAGCCAAACTCGGGCCTTTTCTCGTCCTCATAATCCTCAGGTGAAAATTCGATATGAAATTGCAGAGGTTTCGCTAAAAGCTTTTTTCCATCTTGCAAAACGTTGCACATCACATAGAGGTGAGCCACATGAACCGGCTTCGCAAAGAACTTATCTCTATCCTCGAACTCTTCTATCACAATGCCGCTCTTCTCGTCAGTGTATTCTCGGCTATGATATTTATCGTCCACAATCATCTTATgcaatttcaagctctcATCAATATAACCTTTATTAAGCTCTTCATAGGTGTCCTTCTGTAAAAAGGTCATCTCAATGGTGATGTATAACTCGTTTATGAGCGCCATCGTACCAACTACCATCAGGAACAATGTGATTCGACCACTAATCTTGTCATGGACGAATTGGTGCACATAGGGCGTACGTGCTAATCGGTCAATAATGTTAGCCTCAAATTCAAAGTACTTTTCACTTAGATTCATCTTAACAGGCTCGATGTTCTTGCACTTCCAGAGAGGCTTAAACCGTTTCCCGATTTATTAtagaatttttcaacttcgaAAACGGACCGCGCGGGCCTCGAATCCAAGCCCACCGGCTGGAACAAGCTAGTCGGACTAATCTTAGTAGCCTCCAgtatttcttgaaacttATTGAGGTTATAACATTTCGTGATTTCGAATGTTTGTTGACATCACCATGGTGCCAATGGAACTGTCGCCGGTGGAGATAGTGGGGTCGACTGCGCCCCTAATTGCTTGAGAATCATTGAAACGAGCAGCTCGAGGCCAGAACTCTAACAACTGGCGTTCCGATTTTTCGTCATCCAGAATGCATGACCTAATTCGGTAAAAAGATGCAGATCTGCCTGGCgaagaatgaaaagaaaaacATTAAGTTCCAGCTTGGTCGGCTCTGCTCTTGGCGAAGAGACTTGCGTAGGAGCTGTAGCTAACATGGTTATCATCAAGCCGAGATTTGGTTGGCAAAGAATGTGGTTGGAGAGCGCTGAAAGATATAAAGTGGTATGGCTTTGGGCAAAAATGGCCTTTTAATCATCTCTCAATAATGACGATTTAAAACAAtagaagaaggatgaaattggtaTTGGGTCTCACTTTTTTGGAGCTGGCTCTAGTAGCCCAATGTGCGCCTTTAAATGAGCAAGATAGTTCTGCGAATGGCTCAATTAGTACGGTAGGTTTGGTGACTACAGCAGCCGAACAACAGGCCTCTGCTTCAGATATCGCTTCTTCACAAACACCAGCCACGGTATATTCGTTTCTTGGCGAATCTGGCGATGCTTCTTCAGCCATCCTGCAAATGCCGACTTCAAGCTCGGAGATGCTGGCATCCGCAACTTCAGACTCCATGGACGAATCTTCTGCCGTATCACAATTTCTGAACGGTAGCGGCGATTTAAATTCTAAGCAGACTGCCACTGGTAGGGCATCTAGCGTCACATCTATAAAGAGCTCCGGAGTGAGCTCGGCATccaactcttcttctcggGCAAGCTCACATGCTAATTCGAGCTCTGGTAACTCTACCGGCTCATCGTCATCTACCAATAGTGTCACGACCTCCGGCGGTGCTAATAAGATGGGCCTTCCACTTGTCGCCGGTGGGTTAGTAGCAGGCATTGTAGCATTACTATAGTTGGCAGATAATTTCATGCATTCATACGCAATGCAGTCTGCCGCACCGTCATGAGAAAAGTTCTGGACACCACTGAACATACATTAAGTATTGTGTTTAAGCGATAATGAGGTTCTAAAACTTTTACTTCGAAGCACCCTGAGTCCATTCGTGACCTTAATaggaaagaaagaacaacCGTCTTTGTataaaaga of the Torulaspora delbrueckii CBS 1146 chromosome 7, complete genome genome contains:
- the GID8 gene encoding glucose-induced degradation complex subunit GID8 (similar to Saccharomyces cerevisiae GID8 (YMR135C); ancestral locus Anc_2.396), with amino-acid sequence MSAKIYEKKSFTKEEWAEQVAASTAATLGDMSGSVNDMTSGKRKENGSTSAEPTIPKLLLNYFVCMAYEESSVRMARELGYVKSNKDVQEFNDLYKIRERAHISELLKRGQVSEAMEEINSIFGIEVLECGAAGSWNDPGSTADGSSNGNTAKSNGKEDLHFKLLLLNLIEMIRAHDQQRSQRSDGDDSDDDFVLKLIEYSQEKLALKAASNKSYMAELELVMTLLLFPKNGSSKVKLPKSLKNLYSLSLRSNIADLVNRKLLRCLHPQVANHASHNAKFPDLIGFSNGIIGKQFSHYNEMLVVRPKEDIAQSLITEKMGDLRESADSYLRSSVTSVSEDWSRTTDLIKEQQKNDSKNTTQSADQFPNDDFNLSEYQYEAKLVQIMKLWAWCENQLHNNDIGAPRVESSI
- the ERG29 gene encoding Erg29p (similar to Saccharomyces cerevisiae YMR134W; ancestral locus Anc_2.397), which produces MNLSEKYFEFEANIIDRLARTPYVHQFVHDKISGRITLFLMVVGTMALINELYITIEMTFLQKDTYEELNKGYIDESLKLHKMIVDDKYHSREYTDEKSGIVIEEFEDRDKFFAKPVHVAHLYVMCNVLQDGKKLLAKPLQFHIEFSPEDYEDEKRPEFGCRLRVLRTKLYHFFKDTELFDELVKDPKNFTVSRGVNIYNTLKEPLPCEIDEVQLCFLKIETGDTIECNFVI
- the TDEL0G03300 gene encoding uncharacterized protein, producing the protein MKLVLGLTFLELALVAQCAPLNEQDSSANGSISTVGLVTTAAEQQASASDIASSQTPATVYSFLGESGDASSAILQMPTSSSEMLASATSDSMDESSAVSQFLNGSGDLNSKQTATGRASSVTSIKSSGVSSASNSSSRASSHANSSSGNSTGSSSSTNSVTTSGGANKMGLPLVAGGLVAGIVALL